In the Ascochyta rabiei chromosome 17, complete sequence genome, one interval contains:
- a CDS encoding Fluconazole resistance protein 1, with protein MEAQDNIRKRVCKACDRCRLKKSKCDGASPCSRCKADNAICVFGERKKSQDKVYPKGYVEMLEQQQAQLVAGLRELYTRLQSGQSWPGQPLREAQNGHPLTHDILERLDLLHGSSENGSNYEGFEEDCSRMQHKLLERGAPLSRRRGSVSSDSEPGHTSSPSSYSGTPTTRQFPLTDPFARNNAPPTPPMNSPFPRQSQMIAPIKQEPPLVSSTFMHTGALDPSSLSRAAWMNDSMMMEEPVDFSKPMYGFDNFNTYDQIMMVDPISMDPNDPMLPNWNGTSDLDFNNFLQNPVGA; from the exons ATGGAGGCACAGGACAACATCAGAAAGCGGGTGTGCAAAGCTTGTGACCGTTGTCGGTTGAAGAAGTCAAAG TGTGATGGAGCAAGTCCCTGCAGCAGGTGTAAAGCTGATAACGCCATTTGCGTCTTTGGCGAGAGGAAAAAGTCGCAAGATAAAGTGTATCCCAAAGG CTATGTTGAGATGCTCGAACAGCAACAAGCACAGCTTGTCGCAGGACTACGTGAATTGTACACTCGTCTGCAAAGCGGCCAGAGTTGGCCAGGTCAGCCACTGCGTGAGGCTCAGAACGGTCACCCATTGACGCACGACATTCTCGAACGACTTGATCTCTTGCATGGATCAAGCGAAAACGGCAGTAACTACGAAGGCTTCGAAGAGGACTGCAGTCGCATGCAACACAAACTGCTTGAGAGGGGCGCGCCGTTGTCCCGTAGGCGTGGATCCGTGAGTTCGGATTCAGAGCCCGGCCATACATCGTCTCCCTCGTCGTACAGCGGAACCCCGACCACGAGACAGTTCCCCCTCACCGATCCATTCGCTCGTAACAACGCACCACCTACGCCGCCTATGAACAGCCCCTTTCCTAGACAATCGCAGATGATAGCGCCGATAAAACAAGAGCCGCCCTTGGTGTCGTCTACCTTCATGCACACCGGTGCTCTGGACCCTTCGTCACTATCTCGAGCAGCTTGGATGAACGATTCGATGATGATGGAAGAGCCGGTGGACTTCAGCAAACCCATGTATGGATTCGACAACTTCAACACCTATGACCAGATCATGATGGTTGACCCAATATCGATGGACCCCAACGATCCAATGCTGCCCAACTGGAATGGCACAAGCGACCTGGACTTCAACAACTTCTTACAGAATCCGGTTGGCGCATGA
- a CDS encoding Aldose 1-epimerase, with protein MSSANAFTFLPLGAIIQEFRVNGTNIVQGFKTAEQYKQYNGPYFGETIGRIANRVAKGKINDLNGQSYQLPVNNGPNSLHGGEQGWGKHEFEGPVKVERNDQDAILFKFLSKDGEEGYPGTVQVSVWYVQKKEQVDGAQQEVLYIEYEAELVGDEVEETAINMTNHSYFNLTGKPSIAGTEVTLITNKYQVVDDGGIPTGPIEEYPGIAAGKTFTLGVNEPDVDDCFVANTDASSVPVDTRSSPLQKLVSAYHPESKIHLEVYSTEPAFQFYTGKYIDVPAVEDLPKRAARSGFCVEPSRYVNAINVPEYRSMMVLKKGQKYGAKIVYRGWSA; from the exons ATGTCGTCGGCAAACGCTTTCACGTTCCTTCCACTAGGGGCCATCATCCAGGAGTTCCGTGTGAACGGCACCAATATTGTTCAGGGGTTTAAAACCGCTGAGCAGTATAAGCAATATAACGGTCCGTACTTCGGCGAAACCATTGGACGCATCGCCAACCGAGTTGCAAAGGGCAAGATCAACGATTTGAACGGGCAGTCATATCAACTCCCCGTAAACAACGGTCCTAATTCCCTACACGGCGGTGAGCAGGGATGGGGAAAGCACGAGTTTGAAGGCCCGGTGAAAGTCGAGCGCAATGACCAGGACGCTATTCTGTTCAAATTTCTGAGTAAGGATGGCGAAGAAGGCTATCCCGGCACTGTGCAGGTCAGCGTCTGGTATGTACAAAAGAAGGAGCAAGTCGACGGCGCTCAACAGGAGGTTTTGTACATCGAGTACGAGGCCGAACTGGTCGGTGACGAAGTTGAGGAAACAGCCATCAACATGACCAACCACAG CTATTTCAACTTGACGGGAAAACCGTCCATCGCCGGCACCGAGGTTACGCTGATCACAAACAAGTATCAGGTCGTCGACGACGGCGGTATCCCCACTGGACCTATCGAAGAATACCCCGGCATTGCTGCAGGAAAGACCTTCACATTGGGTGTAAACGAGCCAGATGTTGATGACTGTTTCGTTGCAAACACAGATGCCAGCAGTGTCCCTGTTGACACTCGTTCGTCACCTCTCCAAAAGCTCGTATCCGCATATCACCCAGAGAGCAAGATTCATCTCGAGGTTTACTCTACCGAGCCTGCCTTCCAATTCTACACTGGCAAATATATCGATGTACCTGCGGTAGAAGACTTGCCCAAGAGAGCCGCTCGCTCAGGCTTCTGTGTCGAGCCTAGTCGATATGTCAATGCCATCAACGTTCCTGAATACAGGTCCATGATGGTGCTCAAGAAAGGACAGAAGTACGGGGCCAAGATCGTATACAGAGGTTGGTCAGCGTAG
- a CDS encoding Vacuolar fusion protein mon1: protein MSETGKAERPSQASASDALNKPSTAALDDAPNRVAGVEHQDFANPTLSIIGHAARAPSYSGVSSPSREGTPPPLPPRSQLGVPTASSQPASSQPASSRPASSRPASSQPASSRPASSRSVTRAPSRPQLVSKATTQLSVSNTQAFGNDSRDDSTSPASSKPRNILPNLPSNGTSDADDSASVMSFAPTIAGGESLLGEVMGAAEKSNQEETLLHSLGHRFTDAESQNMFPPDPEFESSFGREFDQVDDMAADGSNEEQVMRQWRAKLKHFLVLSSAGKPIYSRHGDDQLITNYIGVVQTIISFYQSTNDTLRGFTAGHVRFVVMSKGPLNLVAITRLSESDAQLRAQLEALYMQILSTLTLPSMERMFAARANYDLRRPLQGTDTLLSALADGFTRGSPSTLLSALECLKLRKSHRNTINNSLLKTRSENLLYGLVVASGKLVSVVRPKKHSLHPGDLHLIFNMLFEAGSVKAGGGENWIPLCLPGFNNTGYLYMYVSFLNLDKPGEQMEERSRTRDGGDDDEVAVLLISADKESFFEMRKMRDSLVETLTSNNSIASIRSAVQAGRPSCTDIVPGSPLRHFLYKSRGNVQFCMPSYGPYFPCALDRRRLLTLYAHLHATLHAKPTSLKVHHETSSSCIALAWSTPLFELYAVAPPNTSRAALAQAAMKIVQWVRREEERVFIIGGAVF from the exons ATGTCCGAGACCGGAAAGGCTGAGCGTCCGAGCCAGGCGTCAGCGAGTGATGCGCTGAACAAGCCCAGCACGGCGGCGTTGGACGATGCGCCGAACAGGGTGGCCGGCGTGGAGCACCAGGACTTCGCCAACCCCACGCTGAGCATAATCGGCCATGCCGCACGCGCTCCTTCGTACAGCGGAGTCTCGTCGCCCTCGAGAGAAGGCaccccgccgccgctgccgccTCGATCACAGCTCGGCGTGCCCACTGCTTCGTCACAGCCAGCTTCGTCACAGCCAGCATCGTCACGGCCCGCATCGTCACGGCCAGCCTCGTCACAGCCCGCATCGTCACGGCCAGCCTCGTCACGGTCGGTAACACGAGCGCCGTCACGGCCGCAGCTGGTGTCCAAAGCCACCACGCAGCTCTCCGTCAGCAACACGCAGGCCTTTGGCAACGACTCGCGCGACGACTCTACGTCGCCAGCCTCTTCGAAACCACGCAACATCCTCCCCAATCTGCCGTCGAATGGAACGAGCGATGCGGACGACAGCGCGAGTGTCATGAGCTTTGCCCCCACAATCGCTGGGGGCGAGAGCCTGCTGGGCGAGGTCATGGGCGCGGCCGAGAAGTCGAACCAGGAAGAGACATTGCTGCACTCGCTTGGCCATCGATTCACGGATGCAGAGTCCCAGAACATGTTCCCTCCCGATCCCGAGTTCGAGTCGTCTTTTGGCCGCGAGTTCGATCAGGTCGACGACATGGCCGCAGACGGATCCAACGAAG AACAAGTCATGCGGCAGTGGCGCGCAAAGCTGAAGCACTTCCTCGTCCTCTCGAGCGCCGGCAAGCCCATATACAGCCGCCACGGTGACGACCAACTCATCACAAACTACATCGGCGTCGTGCAGACCATCATCTCCTTCTATCAATCCACAAACGACACCTTGCGTGGCTTCACAGCAGGACATGTTCGCTTCGTCGTCATGTCGAAAGGGCCGCTGAACCTCGTCGCCATCACACGCCTGTCGGAGAGTGACGCTCAGCTGCGTGCCCAGCTCGAGGCGCTGTACATGCAGATCCTCTCCACGCTCACTCTCCCCAGCATGGAGCGCATGTTCGCAGCCCGCGCCAACTACGACCTACGCCGACCCTTGCAAGGCACCGACACGCTTCTGTCCGCACTTGCAGACGGCTTTACAAGGGGCTCGCCGTCCACCCTGCTTTCAGCACTCGAATGCCTGAAACTACGCAAGTCCCACCGCAACACCATCAACAACTCTCTCCTCAAGACTCGCTCGGAGAACCTGCTCTACGGCCTCGTCGTTGCATCAGGCAAGCTCGTATCTGTCGTGCGCCCTAAAAAACACTCCCTCCACCCCGGTGATCTGCACCTCATCTTCAACATGCTCTTCGAAGCAGGCAGTGTCAAGGCTGGAGGCGGCGAGAACTGGATACCTTTGTGTTTGCCAGGATTCAACAACACCGGATACCTCTACATGTATGTGAGCTTCCTGAACCTGGACAAGCCGGGTGAGCAAATGGAGGAACGGTCGAGGACAAGAGACGGCGGCGACGATGACGAGGTCGCTGTATTACTCATCAGCGCGGACAAAGAAAGCTTCTTCGAGATGAGGAAGATGAGAGACAGTCTAGTCGAG ACTCTCACATCCAACAACTCCATCGCCTCGATCCGCTCTGCCGTGCAAGCAGGTCGTCCGTCGTGCACAGACATAGTCCCTGGCTCGCCTCTGCGGCACTTTCTCTACAAGTCGCGAGGAAACGTGCAATTCTGCATGCCGAGCTACGGCCCCTACTTCCCATGCGCCCTCGACCGCAGACGCCTGCTCACACTGTACGCACACCTGCACGCGACGCTGCACGCCAAGCCCACGTCGCTCAAGGTGCATCACGAAACGAGCTCCTCGTGCATCGCGCTGGCGTGGAGCACGCCGCTGTTCGAACTGTACGCCGTCGCGCCGCCGAACACCAGCCGCGCCGCCCTTGCGCAGGCCGCGATGAAGATTGTGCAGTGGGTGCGCAGAGAAGAGGAGCGCGTCTTCATCATCGGCGGCGCGGTGTTCTGA
- a CDS encoding Protein-tyrosine-phosphatase, with amino-acid sequence MAGPASCTAGGKKLGGRSLPCWDCAGRLARSHRHLHRHRHLYRHLHRHLYLHRRHHHRAVLSIHSVLIFETYTGCATTPPRHHACTPPAHRLPTDYPPTTHSLSPTVRRPPRVTSHVAEPQAVSRHCLRAARCPPPVTIASPNLVGPPPPGLQVRLETDRSAFTLHKLRALRRKARLKGGHLSTDPAATGTMSAPSSVPVSPASSKRSRSKDSTRSATHAFLHTPAESTTSTSTSTSTTTTTAALHTPAMSTHSLLPPLSVAPSSNGDHPPDNTPYPAFLGPRGAARLDSKWNDLEWAQMNRLREAVPATDAEQPSPWARCCADAYAPRNRYVNVDPYQANRVHLRVPEGVFDYINASPITLHATKSKTALRYIATQGPKADTCSHFWRMLWAENESPAVIVMVTRTHEQAREKCYPYYPSSLSEPDLRINEHDEFGDGFVHNLHLAALSHDDASRTEIREIDMTTEDGSESRKVWHLLFEGWPDFSVPEGADKAALLKMVDLSRQKNSNNSTNPRIVHCSAGIGRSGTFIALDWLIQELEEGSLDSPADDQDPILRVVETLRDQRPMMVQSKQQFVFIYDTLRERWRERWISLHPDEASRLGISPAPSDDEPALKRQKSNAEGDTEGAFVSEEERAKLEAELMAADYE; translated from the coding sequence ATGGCGGGACCTGCTTCCTGCACGGCTGGAGGAAAAAAGCTGGGTGGCAGATCATTGCCGTGCTGGGACTGCGCTGGACGTCTGGCACGCTCCCATCGTCACCTtcaccgtcaccgtcacctTTACCGTCACCTTCACCGTCACCTTTACCTTCACCGTCGCCATCACCATCGTGCCGTACTATCCATCCATAGCGTCTTGATCTTCGAGACATACACCGGTTGTGCTACCACGCCACCACGCCACCACGCCTGCACACCGCCTGCACACCGACTACCCACCGACTACCCACCGACTACCCACTCGCTGTCGCCAACCGTCCGCCGACCGCCTCGAGTCACGAGCCACGTCGCAGAGCCTCAGGCCGTCTCGCGCCACTGCCTGCGTGCCGCCCGCTGCCCGCCGCCCGTCACGATTGCGTCTCCGAACCTCGTGGGTCCTCCACCACCGGGACTACAAGTGCGCCTGGAGACGGACAGGAGCGCCTTCACGCTGCATAAACTCCGCGCCCTCCGCCGCAAGGCCAGGCTCAAGGGCGGCCATCTCAGCACCGACCCAGCTGCCACGGGCACCATGTCGGCCCCCAGCTCCGTGCCCGTCTCGCCTGCGTCGTCGAAGCGCTCGCGCAGCAAGGACAGCACGCGCTCAGCCACCCACGCCTTCCTCCACACCCCCGCCGAgagcaccaccagcaccagcaccagcaccagcaccaccacaaCCACCGCCGCCCTCCACACCCCGGCCATGAGCACGCACAGCCTGCTGCCGCCCTTGAGCGTCGCCCCCTCGTCCAACGGCGACCACCCGCCCGACAACACCCCGTACCCCGCCTTCCTCGGGCCACGGGGAGCAGCGCGCCTCGACAGCAAGTGGAACGACCTGGAGTGGGCCCAGATGAACCGCCTGCGCGAAGCCGTGCCCGCCACCGACGCCGAACAGCCGTCCCCCTGGGCCCGCTGCTGCGCCGACGCCTACGCCCCTCGAAACCGATACGTCAACGTCGACCCGTACCAGGCGAACAGAGTCCACTTGCGCGTGCCCGAGGGTGTCTTCGACTACATCAATGCCTCGCCCATCACGCTGCACGCGACCAAGTCCAAGACTGCGCTGCGCTACATCGCAACACAAGGCCCCAAGGCCGACACCTGCTCGCACTTCTGGCGCATGCTATGGGCCGAGAACGAGTCGCCCGCCGTCATTGTCATGGTCACCCGAACCCACGAACAAGCACGCGAAAAGTGCTACCCGTACTACCCGTCCTCCCTCTCCGAGCCCGACCTGCGCATCAACGAACACGACGAGTTTGGCGACGGCTTCGTCCACAATCTGCACCTGGCAGCTCTCTCGCACGACGACGCATCGAGGACGGAAATCAGGGAAATCGACATGACGACAGAAGACGGGAGCGAGTCGCGCAAGGTCTGGCACCTCTTGTTTGAGGGCTGGCCAGACTTCTCCGTCCCCGAAGGCGCGGACAAGGCAGCGCTGCTCAAGATGGTCGACCTCTCCCGCCAGAAGAACAGCAACAACTCGACCAATCCCCGCATCGTGCACTGCAGCGCAGGCATCGGCCGCAGCGGTACCTTCATCGCGCTCGACTGGCTCATCCAAGAGCTGGAAGAAGGCTCGTTGGACAGCCCAGCCGACGACCAAGACCCCATTCTCCGCGTCGTGGAGACGTTGAGAGACCAGCGTCCCATGATGGTCCAGTCCAAGCAGCAGTTTGTCTTCATATACGACACGCTCCGCGAACGCTGGCGTGAGCGCTGGATCAGCCTCCACCCGGACGAGGCGAGTCGATTGGGCATCTCGCCTGCACCGTCCGACGACGAGCCGGCGCTTAAGCGGCAAAAGTCGAATGCAGAGGGCGACACAGAGGGTGCCTTTGTGAGTGAAGAGGAGCGCGCAAAGCTCGAAGCTGAACTCATGGCTGCCGATTACGAATGA